The Sulfurimonas aquatica genomic sequence TTTTCATATAAAATCCTTTTCTTATAACTATTATAAAACTTTTAATTATATTAATACTTAAATCTATAACTTAAAGAAACTTTTATTATCTTTCGTAAGATTATTGTGTAATAATTGGACAAATATTTAGGCTGTGCCTATATGAGGAGATACTATGAGTGAAAAAAGAGTTGTTTTAGGTGGTGGGTGTTTTTGGTGTACTGAAGCAGTATATCTCAATGTAAAAGGTATTTTGAGTGTTGTGAGTAGTTATGCAGGTGGAGCAAGAGCAAATCCTACATATGAAAATATTTGCACAGGAGCAACCGGACATGCTGAGGTTATAGATATGAAATACGATAGCGATATCATATCTTTAGATGAGATTTTAGATATATTTTTTGTAGTACATAACCCAACAACTTTGAATGCTCAAGGAGCAGATAGAGGAACGCAGTATCGTTCCGTAGTTTATTATGCAGATGCGAATGAAAAAGAGGTGATTTTAAACTCTATAAAGAAACATCAAGCAAATTTTGAAGATAAAATAGTTACAGAGGTGAGTGAGTTGCCTGAGGTTTATCCGGGAGAGGATTATCATCAAAATTATTATAATTTACATCAAACGCAGGGTTACTGCCAAGCTGTAATCGCTCCAAAACTTCAAAAGTTTATGATGACGTTTCCTCAAAAAGTGCAGTAGACTAGCTAATGATAGCTGGGTCTCGCTCACTTATCTCTCCATCTGGAGTTTGAAGAATCAACTCGACTTCGGCATGGAGATACTGTGACGTTGTTAAGACTTCACTATTAGGGTCTTCAAAAGCAGCTTTTTTAGCACAGAGTATGATGTTGTTGATGAGTGTGCTCTCATTATCTAGTGAGCTAGATGACCCCTTTAGTTCATTGTTAATATATAGATTAACTACTACGCTAACAGGCTGGGCTAGAAGTGGATGCAGAGTAATAAGCTCATTTTTGTCTATGGTATGTTGTGCTTCAAAGACTTCAGCAATTGAGTCGCGAGCAAGTTGAAGAAGTACTGAGCGACTCATGCTATTACTACTTTATTTTTATATATATGTATCAACTTGATAATAATCATCACCCCGATAACTTGAAAAAGAGCCGCTAAAATAAACGCATAGTAGTGAAGCTTATCTATGGAGTCGGCTGAAAATGCCAGTGTAGCCATCGCTATAAGAAGCGTAAGTGGCATAGAGTGAGAAAGTCCCATAAGAAGGGCGTCTACGTAACCCAACTCTTTTATAAACGCCAAAGAGGCAATGAGCCTCATTATAATCATAACTACTGTAATGATAAGCGCCTTTTGAATCAGTCCATCCATCACTAAGGCGTCTAGGTTAAAAGAACTTCCAATATGTATGAAAAATATTGGAATCAAAAATCCAAACCCATAAGAAGCAAGTTTTTCCGGAAGCTCATGTTTGTGCTCAAAAAAAGTAGGAATAAATATGCCCGCTAAAAAAGCGCCAAACGCAAGCTCAAGGTGAAGATAAAGCATAGCACCAACAAGGAGAAAAAAGATTCCCATAGAGAGTCTTATGTCTTGCTCTTTGTTGTCATCGTGTGGCATAAGCGCAGTTGAGACAACTGGGTACCACCAAAAAAGAAGTTGCATCGCTCGAAAGAGTAAAAACATAAAAATTAAAAATGCTATAAGTGCGAGGATAGTTTGAAACAGGTCTAGTCCTATGCCTGACTCAAGTGCAGCTGAGGTAATTGTTAAGATTACGATACTTATGACCTCACCAATCCCTCCAACGGTCATAGATAATGAGAGCCATTCCGTTTTACCATACTCTTTTGAGAGCGTCGCAACCAAGCCAACCGATATGAGTGGTAAGAGCACCATAAATATCTTTCCAAGTTCAAACTGTATGGTAAAAAGTATGGAAAATGCATAGAGAAAAGTTAGATAAAGAAGCGCTTTTTTCATAATCAAAGAGGGGGTGTTGAGTACATTTTTTAGATTAATTTCCGTACCGGCTATAAACATAAGATATAAAAAACCTATCTCTGCAACTATGTCAAAGAGGTGCTCGTCGTGGAGGAAACCTACATAACCAAGGATAGAACCTAAAATAATTTCTATTGGGGTAGTAGGGAGTTTTACAAACTTTGCGAGAAATGGAGAGAACATTATAATGAGTGAAAGCGTTATGATTAAAGTTACGTTGTCACTCATGCTCTTCCTTTAGCGTTTTGCTTATGGTTACTTTACTTTTTTGGCAACTTCCAAATTTAAAGATTTTAACATCTCTAAGTCTTTGCTCATTATTCTACCAGAAGTTGTAAGATAATTACCAATTACTATGGAATTTGCTCCATGAGTAAATATCTCTTCTTGACGAGATCCAAACATAAGCTCACGTCCACCGGCAATCATAATACGTTCCGCCTTTGGAACAGACTCTCTTGCTAATTTTACAAGAGAGAGAGCTTCGTCTACAGTTAATGAGTTAGGCTCAAGTTCAAGCGCTTCGTTATGGTGATAAAAGTTTATAGGAACAGACGTTGGGTTGAGTGACGCTATTGAGTTAAGCATAGATATTCTATCCTCTTGTGTTTCACCAAGTCCAAAAATTCCACCAGTAATAAGAACTAATCCAGACTCATTGACATTTTGACAAGTTTCATAGCGTTCAGACCATGGATGAGTTGTACAGATTTTAGGGTAAAAAGCTTCACTTGTTTCGAGGTTGTGATTATACGCTTTAATCCCAGCCTCTTTTAAAACAAGAAGTTGCTCTAGAGACGCCGTTCCGTTACATGCTATCAAACGCAGCTCAGGAGCTACTTCAGTGACTGCTTTTGCCACGCTGCATACAAAGGCTAAGGTCTTATCATTAAGTCCCTTATCGGCAGTTACCAGACAAAAACCAAGAGCGCCGTTATCTCTAGCGGTAATGGCCTCTTTTTGAATCTCTTCTAGAGGTTTTTGCTTATAGCGGTCTATATCAGCTTTATATCTAACGCTCTGAGAACAAAATTTACAATCCTCTTTACAAGTTCCACTGTTTATATTACAGATAGAACATAAAAATATCTCTTGACTCACTTTTTTTTCCTTTTATATGAGAACTCTTTTGCTTTAAAAAAGTCATCCTTTTTCTTTTTTGAGTAGTAAGTTACAAAAAATTTATCAGCTGTAACCTCTAGTAGCGCACACTCTGAGACAGGCTTGTTTCTCGCACAACTCTCACCAGGATTTAAAAAAAGCGTGCCGTTATTAAATTCTGAATGAAACTTATGAGTATGTCCAAACACTACCACTTCGGCATCAGGAGACATGTAGTAAGGGAGGTGCATTAGTTTAAATTTTGTATTTGCTAACTTAAAGTAGTTTGGTTCTTGGACTAGGTTGTATTTGTTATGGAAAGAGACCAGGTGTGCATCGTTATTTCCATAGACTGCGACATATTTTTTACCACAGTTTTTTAGCAGTTCTAAGACCTCAGGCTCAACGATGTCTCCTGCATGAATGATAAACTCAGCCCCATTTTCTATAAGTATATCTAAAGTGGCTTTTGCTTTTTTTACTTTAGTGTGGGTGTCTGAGAGTATGCCTATCTTCATCTTTTATGCTTTTGTTTCTTCTTCTCTTGGCGTGCGTGCTTTACACTTTACACACTCGTAAACTTCTTTATTTCGGTAAGTACGAGGAGCTAAAACACCCTTACAGCCTTTCTCTTTACATTTGATGGTCGTTGGTTCAAACTTAGAGATAAATTTACACTCAGGATAGTTGTTACATCCCCAAAATGGCCCACGACGAGAGTTTTTAAGACTGATAGTT encodes the following:
- the msrA gene encoding peptide-methionine (S)-S-oxide reductase MsrA; the protein is MSEKRVVLGGGCFWCTEAVYLNVKGILSVVSSYAGGARANPTYENICTGATGHAEVIDMKYDSDIISLDEILDIFFVVHNPTTLNAQGADRGTQYRSVVYYADANEKEVILNSIKKHQANFEDKIVTEVSELPEVYPGEDYHQNYYNLHQTQGYCQAVIAPKLQKFMMTFPQKVQ
- a CDS encoding AMMECR1 domain-containing protein, coding for MSRSVLLQLARDSIAEVFEAQHTIDKNELITLHPLLAQPVSVVVNLYINNELKGSSSSLDNESTLINNIILCAKKAAFEDPNSEVLTTSQYLHAEVELILQTPDGEISERDPAIIS
- a CDS encoding cation:proton antiporter, with product MSDNVTLIITLSLIIMFSPFLAKFVKLPTTPIEIILGSILGYVGFLHDEHLFDIVAEIGFLYLMFIAGTEINLKNVLNTPSLIMKKALLYLTFLYAFSILFTIQFELGKIFMVLLPLISVGLVATLSKEYGKTEWLSLSMTVGGIGEVISIVILTITSAALESGIGLDLFQTILALIAFLIFMFLLFRAMQLLFWWYPVVSTALMPHDDNKEQDIRLSMGIFFLLVGAMLYLHLELAFGAFLAGIFIPTFFEHKHELPEKLASYGFGFLIPIFFIHIGSSFNLDALVMDGLIQKALIITVVMIIMRLIASLAFIKELGYVDALLMGLSHSMPLTLLIAMATLAFSADSIDKLHYYAFILAALFQVIGVMIIIKLIHIYKNKVVIA
- a CDS encoding biotin synthase: MSQEIFLCSICNINSGTCKEDCKFCSQSVRYKADIDRYKQKPLEEIQKEAITARDNGALGFCLVTADKGLNDKTLAFVCSVAKAVTEVAPELRLIACNGTASLEQLLVLKEAGIKAYNHNLETSEAFYPKICTTHPWSERYETCQNVNESGLVLITGGIFGLGETQEDRISMLNSIASLNPTSVPINFYHHNEALELEPNSLTVDEALSLVKLARESVPKAERIMIAGGRELMFGSRQEEIFTHGANSIVIGNYLTTSGRIMSKDLEMLKSLNLEVAKKVK
- a CDS encoding metallophosphoesterase family protein; the protein is MKIGILSDTHTKVKKAKATLDILIENGAEFIIHAGDIVEPEVLELLKNCGKKYVAVYGNNDAHLVSFHNKYNLVQEPNYFKLANTKFKLMHLPYYMSPDAEVVVFGHTHKFHSEFNNGTLFLNPGESCARNKPVSECALLEVTADKFFVTYYSKKKKDDFFKAKEFSYKRKKK